The DNA sequence TTTGGTTTGAATTCTACGTTCCAACCACAGATCAAATCCAAAATTTAATCAACATGGCGAGCTCGTTGATGTGTCGTTGCGTCAATTCTCTCTCCATCTTCCGCACTCGTTTATTCACCAACACCTCTTTACCTACACCAAACGCCGTCGTTTATTTAACAGCTAGAAAACACATCGCGTGTTCCTCAATCTCCGTCGCATAAACCACCAGCTGTTCCACGCCGTCGTTGTCTCCGGCGACGAAAAGTACGTCCGTAAAGAAATCATCAGTATCACTCCTCGCCTTTACGATTACTTACTTGCTAATGCCAGAGAACCAGAGGTGTGTATGTAATTTGATGTGTGTTGTGTGTATGTGTTTGTCAATTTAAGGAATGTGCATAAGTTTCTGATTTTTGTTTGTGTTTTTGGATTTTAGGTTTTGCGAGAATTGCGCGAAGAGACTTCGACATTGCGTGGTATTCAGATGCAGGTACCTGATTTTTTAGTGATTTTTCACGGTTAGGAGGTACAAATTAGAGATGTGTTTATGTCGTTTTTGTAATCTGAATTGTTTGATAGAGATTGTGACATGAGATAATTGAGTTAGTTATCGAATTTGGATATAATCTGCTTAGCATTTCCGAAGGAAGATGTGGCACTCATTGTGTGAACATGTTGATCGATTTTATGCAAATAAGGATATAATTAAAGTGTACTCCTAAGTCCTACCTTGTGTAATTGTGTAAATATGTGGTAAGCTGAAAAAGCATCAAGCAGGAGATATTATTAAGAATAGATTATACATTTTTATTAGTAATGTATCAAGCCGGAGATATTATTGATAATTATTAAATACATAGggattatttaaatttaaattttattgaaattttatattatattaaataatttatttttaatataacaAACAAGAATAATACATAGGGTTGTTTCAAAAAAAAGGAATAATACATAGGGATTAATCGGATATTATAAATCGGATCGTTCTCGTATCTTGTAAAGAATTAATTGGGGGTTATTTAATAAAATCGAGGAATTTTAGAATCATAATTATAAGGTTTATTATTGAAATCAATTAGGGGTCGTTTGCCAAATTCTGAAATTATGGGTTTCAGCCATAACAACCCCATACATGATATTTggtcaaaaaaataaaatttaatactTATTCCTCAAATTCCAGGGTTTTTCATACCCAGACAAGGAGGTAGATATGAGGGAGGGTTAAGGCCCCTAAAACATTTAATCATTTTATCCTTAAATATCTGAATAATTTAAAATCGTTAGCTCGTTATTACAggttttaaaattaatttttacaGTATCATTTTGTGGTGAACATTTGGTTTGAATTCTACGTTCCAACCACAGATCAAATCCAAAATTTAATCAACATGGCGAGCTCGTTGATGTGTCGTTGCGTCAATTCTCTCTCCATCTTCCGCACTCGTTTATTCACCAACACCTCTTTACCTACACCAAACGCCGTCGTTTATTTAACAGCTAGAAAACACATCGCGTGTTCCTCAATCTCCGTCGCATAAACCACCAGCTGTTCCACGCCGTCGTTGTCTCCGGCGACGAAAAGTACGTCCGTAAAGAAATCATCAGTATCACTCCTCGCCTTTACGATTACTTACTTGCTAATGCCAGAGAACCAGAGGTGTGTATGTAATTTGATGTGTGTTGTGTGTATGTGTTTGTCAATTTAAGGAATGTGCATAAGTTTCTGATTTTTGTTTGTGTTTTTGGATTTTAGGTTTTGCGAGAATTGCGCGAAGAGACTTCGACATTGCGTGGTATTCAGATGCAGGTACCTGATTTTTTAGTGATTTTTCACGGTTAGGAGGTACAAATTAGAGATGTGTTTATGTCGTTTTTGTAATCTGAATTGTTTGATAGAGATTGTGACATGAGATAATTGAGTTAGTTATCGAATTTGGATATAATCTGCTTAGCATTTCCGAAGGAAGATGTGGCACTCATTGTGTGAACATGTTGATCGATTTTATGCAAATAAGGATATAATTAAAGTGTACTCCTAAGTCCTACCTTGTGTGTAATTGTGTAAATATGTGGTAAGCTGAAAAAGCATCAAGCAGGAGATATTATTAATAATAGATTATACATTTTTATTAGTAATGTATCAAGCCGGAGATATTATTGATAATagattatatgattttatttgtAATGTTAATGCATTGGAAATTGAGGTCTGATGGAGTGTGTAGTACTTATCAAGTCTTAAATATTAGTACAATGTTTGAGCTATATAGATTCgaaaaagaaaattaaataattattatatgttgGTTTATTGGGATTCATTTTTAagcttctttattttatttttgatacTCATGCTTTGTCTACAGGTATCTCCTGATCAAGCGCAACTGCTTGCAATGTTGGTCCAGGTTCTAGGGGTGGAAAGGTGCATAGAAGTTGGAGTCTATATGGTATGCAAGTTATAATTCTCACTGGTTTGTCCGACCTCTTTTTCTTCATAAAATTACTTTCGAGGACTTCTCAAATATCCATCCCATGTGTCAAATGTTGATAAGATTTAGTCACTTTAGAGCTGTGTCACTGCCTTTTTGATGGAAATTATTATTGAGCTGCTATATGTATTAAAGAGAAATGCAGACTGGACAACCCTAAAAATCCCCTTAGTTTTCTTACAATTTCAAGTAAGTCTTGGAACGAGGCTTCAAGGCTTCAGTAGTTCAGTTTTCCTGCAAGACTGCCTCTGGGCCTTCTTGCCTGAAAGATAGTtggaaaatataatttttgagcTACAAAATGACAAAATTGTGCTGCCATTTTTCAATTACATACTTAATAAGTTCATGAAAGACACAACCAAGGTGCAGTGTTCATTTTGGTGATGCGAAATGTTGATCACACTTTTATAACTTTGTTTTTAAAATGTTGGGGTTCAGTGAAATATTATGAAACTTCTTTGGTTAATTATTGCTTCCAGGGATACTCCTCACTGGCTGTTGCCCTTGTCCTACCAGAATCTGGCCGTTTAGTTGCTTGCGAAAGAGACGAGAAAGCCCTTGAGGTGGAAAAAAGGTATTATGATCAAGTTGGTGTCTCCCATAAGGTGATAACTATCTCCTCTCCTGAGTTTGTATCCTGAAAGTGTTTTCTTCCCAATTTTCTGTCCTGTACTTGTGTTCTCTACTTTTCTTAAGATATTGTCAATTTTTTTAGGTTCTAATTAGTGATTAATAAtatctaataataataatataaacaaGGAACCAATTCTAAAGTTCCAAGGCCAACTGCAATGACCCTGACTTGGCGACTCCACATAGTAGGGATGCTCATTTTTGTATTGACCTACGATCACACACATTTTGCTGAGATATTTCGTCTTAAGATATTTAATTGTGTCAGGTTGATGTCAGACACGGGCTTGCAGCTGATGCCTTGAAATCAATGATTCAGACTGGCGAAGGTTGCAGGTATTGCTCAAATTTGTTTGTTTTGAAGTTGTGTGACTTCAGCTTACTACATAGAGCATAGTAAATTCATACCTTACATGGAGATGAGGAAAGTCAAAACCTATAAAGAGTTTACTGTAGGGTCTTATGTAGCATTTGTAAATTAAATTTATATGGGTAAAATTATTATGATAATAGACAGCTAAATAAGTTTATTAGTTTCTATTTTTTTCCCCAGAGTTGGTTTACATAGTTTCTACTTCACCAGATTAGTTGTGGTATGTTCATTAAAGagattgtttatcttgaacaaGAAAGGATATGACACTTAAAACATAGTGGAGAAAGAGGTAGATTCAGATTAAAACTTAAAGGAGATGACATGACAGTTGAGAATTGATCTGAAACCTCGACCTTTATACCATTGGTCAAGTGGTTATGTTATCACTGTGCTAAACTTCACCTCACGTTTCTAGTTTAATCACCTCAAAGAATGTACTTTACAATGTGTATCGAGTATGGATAAAGAGAGGTATCTTAAGTATGCATCAATTCATGACTCGTGAGTTACATTATTGAAGTACTTTGATAGTGAAATGGTTCGAGATGAGATCGTACCTAAGTTTTGGTTTCTACAGCCATAGTGCGTGGACATGAAAGCGTAAATATTTTTCTGTGCTTTGTAGATCAGAGGTACCCTTAATGTGAACAAGCGACCTCGATGGTGATAAACTCTTAGAATATACTATCCTGACAGGCCTTAATTTCACTAAACATTCGAACTCGACAAAAATTATAGTATGAATTTAAAACTGCTTTGCCGAAGATAAACATTTGGCCGGATTATTTTTCGATCTGCAACTTActtattttttctttttattacTTGAGTATTGCCCTACCCCTAGTATGAAGTATATCCCAAACCCGAAGACAGGAGAAAATTTTACTTTTGACAAAGCAATTCTGCATGTCATATTATTATGATGGGTTACttttttgaattattgttgtgaATTTAAAGTACTGTATTTTCCTTGTGCTCCTCACTCTTTGCATATATATTTTTCTTACTTTACTGAATTTAATATACTATCCTGCCAGGCCTTAATTTCACTAAACATTCGAACTCGACAAAATTATAGTATGAACTTAAAACTGCTTTGCTGAAGATAAACTTTTGGCCGGCTTTTTTTTCGATCCTCAActtaattatttttttctttttattacTTGAGTATTTCCCTACCCCTAGTATGAAGTATATACCAAACCCGAAGACAGGAAAAAATTTTACTCTTGACAAAGCAGTTCTGCATGTCATATTATTATGATGTATTACtttttttgaattattgttgtgaATTTAAAGTACTGTATTTTCCTTGTGCTCCTCACTCTTTGCATATATTTTTTCCTTACTTTCTTCAGTTCACTATTAATTGTAACATATCTAATGAATCTGGAAATTTACTTGTGTTATCTCTGTAGTTATGACTTTGCATTTATTGATGCTGACAAAAGAAATTATCAAGAATACTTTGAATTGCTGTTACAACTGGTTAGCATCATACCATTTACTATTCTGTGTCTAGTATGCCATTTATTTTTCTGAAGGGGTACATGAATTTGGATGGTTCAGTTTACATCCATCATATGGTTGAGATATATAACCTTCTCTTAATCCGAATATTGCAGGTGAGGGTTGGTGGGATTATTATAATCGATAATGTGCTTTGGCATGGAAAAGTTGCTAATCCACTGTAAGTAACTCAATATCCAGTGAATGAAGTAACATGCTGATGCGCATTCTGAATTTCAACTGGTTAAATTATTCCATCAATCTATATATTCAGATAAATGATGCCAAGGCTGTCAGCAATAGGAATTTCAACCAAGGTATAATGGAGGATGAACGTGTAAGCATAAGTATGGTAGGTGCCTGAAGTTCTGCAATTTTTCTT is a window from the Apium graveolens cultivar Ventura chromosome 1, ASM990537v1, whole genome shotgun sequence genome containing:
- the LOC141663926 gene encoding tricin synthase 1-like; translated protein: MASSLMCRCKTHRVFLNLRRINHQLFHAVVVSGDEKYVRKEIISITPRLYDYLLANAREPEVLRELREETSTLRGIQMQVLRELREETSTLRGIQMQVSPDQAQLLAMLVQVLGVERCIEVGVYMGYSSLAVALVLPESGRLVACERDEKALEVEKRYYDQVGVSHKVDVRHGLAADALKSMIQTGEGCSYDFAFIDADKRNYQEYFELLLQLVRVGGIIIIDNVLWHGKVANPL